The Candidatus Eremiobacteraceae bacterium genome contains a region encoding:
- a CDS encoding lytic transglycosylase domain-containing protein yields the protein MSIDPSAITSIITYVPKLYDTNGSDGADAAQESGPTDAPGFGDLDALERRFNAMIADLSKQLAAFESSFTRAMGELVKGYQSATPPSGPVRPVKFASTIADAAKRNEIDPALLSAVIGQESGFQPRAVSSAGAMGLMQLMPDTARGLGVRDPFDPAQNVEGGAKYLRGLIDRYHGRLDYALAAYNAGPGAVDKYGGVPPYPETQAYVKNILSSYRSAALTT from the coding sequence ATGAGCATCGATCCATCTGCCATCACAAGCATCATCACCTACGTTCCGAAATTGTACGACACGAACGGCTCAGACGGCGCCGATGCCGCACAAGAAAGTGGTCCAACGGATGCGCCGGGCTTCGGCGACCTCGACGCGCTCGAACGCAGGTTCAATGCCATGATTGCTGATCTGTCCAAACAACTCGCCGCATTTGAAAGTTCGTTCACGCGCGCGATGGGCGAGCTCGTCAAAGGCTATCAATCGGCAACGCCGCCGTCGGGTCCGGTTCGACCCGTCAAGTTCGCGAGCACCATCGCCGACGCCGCCAAGCGCAACGAGATCGACCCCGCCCTGCTTTCCGCGGTGATCGGCCAGGAATCCGGCTTTCAGCCGCGCGCCGTTTCCAGCGCCGGCGCCATGGGGCTCATGCAACTGATGCCGGATACCGCTCGAGGGCTTGGCGTTCGCGATCCGTTCGATCCCGCACAAAATGTCGAAGGCGGCGCGAAGTATTTGCGCGGGCTCATCGACCGCTATCACGGCCGCCTCGATTACGCGCTCGCGGCCTACAACGCGGGTCCCGGTGCCGTCGACAAATACGGTGGCGTGCCGCCGTACCCGGAGACGCAGGCCTACGTGAAGAATATCCTCAGTTCGTACCGGAGCGCGGCCTTGACCACGTAA